In Sphaeramia orbicularis chromosome 9, fSphaOr1.1, whole genome shotgun sequence, the sequence tcagtccatctgacaggatcttcactcctgaatccttcaggtcattgttgcttagatccagatgtgtcagactacaggactgggatctgagaactgaggacagagcttcacagcttctgtctgacaggttacagccactgagtctggacaaaacaaaaggcatgagtataaagttattgatcttaatgaaatgatagatccatatttgagatgtttgatcagactgtttgttctcacagagctttgttggaggctttgaccactggcagcagcctcagaagaacctcctctgaaccacagtattccttcaggtcaaacacatccaggtcttcttctgatgacagtaagatgaaggccagagctgaccactgagcaggagacagttgttctgtggacagacgtcctgatctcaggtactgttggatctgatccaccagagatccatcctccagttcattcagacagtggaacaggttgatgcttctctctgcagacacattctcactgatcttcttcttgatgtactttacagttttctggttggtctttgagctgcttcctgttggtttcaccagaccgtgtaggagactctgattggtctgcagtgataggcccaggaggaagcgcaggaacaggtccaggtgtccatttggactctgtaaggcctggtccacagcggtctggtacaaCTGGACAGATTTGTCCTTTGATAGTTTAGACCAAACAGATGTTTGTCCTGACatcagattgactccagtgttggtgaaggtctgatggacatgaagagcagccagaaactcttggacactcagatggatgaagcagaacctctggtcctggtacagtcctctctcctctatAAAGACCTGTGTGagcactcctgagtacactgaggctgagctgatatcgatgccacactctgtcaggtcggattcatagaagatcaggtttcctttcttcagctgctcaaaggccagttttcccagacactcaatcatcttcctggtctctggactccagggtgaatctgtctcagatcttccatcatacttgacgttcttcagtttggcctgaaccaccaggaagtggatgtacatgtcagtcagggtcttgggcagttgtcttctgtctgtggtcttcaacacgtcctccagaactgtagcagtgatccagcagaagactgggatgtgacacatgatgtggacgcttcgtgacctctggatgtgggagatgattgtgttggtctgttcttcatctgtgaacctcttcctgaagtactcctccttctgtgggtccttgaaccctctgacctctgtcaccatgtcaacacactgagcagggatctgattggctgctgcaggtcgtgtggttatccagaggcgagcagagggaagcaggttccccctgatgaggttcatcagcagcacatccactgaggcggactctgtaacatcagtcaggatctgagggttgttgaagtccagaggaggtcgacactcatccagaccatctaagatgaacaccacctggtggtctgcaaagatccagattcctgcttctgtggtttcagtgaagaagtgatgaaccagttccaccaagctgaacttcttctgtttcagcacattcagctctctgaaggtgaatggaaatatgaagtggatgtcctggttggctttgtcttcagcccagtccagactgaacttctgtgttaagactgttttcc encodes:
- the LOC115425623 gene encoding protein NLRC3-like, whose amino-acid sequence is MGLNSVQSCCHDVADGDPEKLNSTKPVDQLKQVEQQSSEVPTGLQDQTQLDSIFKLLEENICTFVKNELKKFHQVLRTDCPECLESLSDEDEEQRSSSEAFLQITLNFLRRLKQEELAEHLHRSHFGVQQRKLKRNLQQKFECVFEGIAKAGNPKTLLNQIYTELYVTEGGATEVSQDHEVRLIETASRNPHRQPTTITCEDIFKTPADRDRPIRTVLTKGVAGIGKTVLTQKFSLDWAEDKANQDIHFIFPFTFRELNVLKQKKFSLVELVHHFFTETTEAGIWIFADHQVVFILDGLDECRPPLDFNNPQILTDVTESASVDVLLMNLIRGNLLPSARLWITTRPAAANQIPAQCVDMVTEVRGFKDPQKEEYFRKRFTDEEQTNTIISHIQRSRSVHIMCHIPVFCWITATVLEDVLKTTDRRQLPKTLTDMYIHFLVVQAKLKNVKYDGRSETDSPWSPETRKMIECLGKLAFEQLKKGNLIFYESDLTECGIDISSASVYSGVLTQVFIEERGLYQDQRFCFIHLSVQEFLAALHVHQTFTNTGVNLMSGQTSVWSKLSKDKSVQLYQTAVDQALQSPNGHLDLFLRFLLGLSLQTNQSLLHGLVKPTGSSSKTNQKTVKYIKKKISENVSAERSINLFHCLNELEDGSLVDQIQQYLRSGRLSTEQLSPAQWSALAFILLSSEEDLDVFDLKEYCGSEEVLLRLLPVVKASNKAL